The sequence GACCACGACGTCGACAGCGTGGTCGTCGCCGAGCGCGGTCGCGGCTCGATCGAGAAGTACCTCGGCTCTACCGCCGAGAAAGTCGTGCGGATGTGTGAAAGACCCGTGACGGTCGTTCGCTCGTAGTATCGCGTCGTGAGCCGCCGACAGGTGGCCGGAACAGGCTCGAGGCCTGATTCGGGCTGTCTGGCGCTCGTTCGTTCGACCATGGGAGCCGCCAGTGACAGCCACGGCCGGCGGGCGGCAGCGAGGATGTGCGCCCCGACCGCCGAACACGTCGTCCCGAACAGGCAGTGAACAGAAAGAGACAGTGCAGTTGTCAGTCGCTCACGTCGACGTCGGTAACCCTGTCGTCTGTCGATCGCACCTCCGTCACGAGTTCGCGGCTCTCCGTCGTGACGACGACCTCGTCGCTTCCCTCCAGATCTTCGATCAGTTCGTTGAACTCGTCGGACTCGAGGATCTCGTACTCTCGCTGAAGCCCCTGCATCACGGCGTAGATCATGAACAGCAAGATCACCGCGAACGGGAGGCCGCTGGCGATTGCGGCGGCCTGCAGTGCCTCGACGGCCGCGTCACCCCCGGCAACTAGCAGTGCGGCGGCGACGAGTCCCTCGGAGGCCGCCCAGAAGACCCGACCGCTCACCGGCGTCTCGTGTTTTCCGCCGGTGCTCAGGTGCTCGAGGACGAGCGAGCCCGAGTCAGAGGAGGTCACGAAGAACGTCGTGACGAGGACGATCGCGATCGCCGACAGGATCACTGTTCCCGGCATGAGGTCGAACATCGCGAACATCGCGAGTTCTTCGCCGACCTCGAACATCGGACCGCTGATCGCGCCCTCCGTCGCCCCGTTCAGTTCGAAGTTCAGGGCGGTGGCGCCCATCGCAGCGAACCAGGCGAACGAGAACAGGACGGGGATCAGGAGCACGCCGCCGACGAACTCCCGGATCGTCCGCCCCTTGGAGATACGGGCGATGAACATCCCGACGAACGGCGACCAGGAGATCCACCAGGCCCAGTAGAACACCGTCCAGTCGACGAGGAACGCGCCTTCCCCTTCACCACCGGGCCCGTAGAACTCCGAACCCTGGAAGTAGTGGGAGTCGAACGTGTTTCCGAAGAACGAGAGTTCGAAGAAGTTGCCGACGTAGGCGCCGATTCCCTGTGGGAGCGCACCGAGGATGAACAGCGTCGGGCCGAGTATGAACACCGACGCCAGAAGCAGCATCATCAGCGTGAGGTTCAGGTTGCTGAGCCGTCGGATGCCCTTGTCGAGGCCGAGGTAAACCGAGATGATCGCCAGGCCCGTGACGACCGCGATGATCCCGACGGCCACCCAGGTCGAGTCCGGTACGGCGGGGAAAGCACCGACCTCGTCGCCGACGAACGTCAGGCCAGCGTTGATCTGTAACGCCCCGAGGCCGAGTGACGTCACGAGGCCGAACAGCGTCGCGAAAACGGTGAAGATGTCGATGACGTGTCCCGGCCAGCCGTAGATTCTGTCGCCCAGCACCGGGTAGAAGACCGAGCGGAACGTCAGTGGCAGCCCGCGGTTGTACGAGAAGAACGCGAGCCCGAGCGCGACCAGCGCGTAGATCGCCCACGGGTGAAAGCCCCAGTGGAACAGCGACACCGCCAACGCAACCTCTCCGGCACCTTCGGTCCCCGCTTCGGCCCCCAGGTGCGGGTCGAAGAGGTGGTAGACCGGTTCGGCGACGCCGAAGAACATGAGACCGATTCCCATCCCGGCACTGAACAACATCGCGATCCAGGAGATATCGCTGAACTCTTTCTCCCCGTCGACGCCACCGATCCGGATCGCACCGTACTTGCTGATGGCGAGATAGATCATGAAAATGATGAAGATATTCGCCGCCAGGATGAACAACCAGTCGAAGTAGTCCGATACTCCGACTCGGACGTCCTGATAGAGCTCACCCGCCTGATCCGGAAACGCGAGCGAGAGGATAATAAACAGGACGATCAGCCCCCCTGCGATGAGGAATACGGGTGGATTGATGTCGAACCCGAATCCCTGCCAGTTGTTGTCGCCCGGTTCTCGATCGGTCTCCGCGTGAAACAGTTCTTCCTGTATTCCGCGCTTGTCTTTATCTGTCATGGTTTTGCTCCGTTGTCGTGTCTGTTGCCCGGTCGAAGTCGTCCGCCGATTGCGTCACGCCGGTCGGTCGCGACGACGTCCACCCTGCCCGACCCGCGACCCACTATCGATCGCTCGGTCCGTTGGCTACTGCCTCTCACCGTGCGAACACGCCACGCGTGACATGCACTACCAACCTCATTACTCCGATTACCTGCAATTCCGTATATAGTTTTGGTAAACGTACTGATTGGTATTCCCGAATAGACCGTCACCAGCGCGTGTGTGTCGCTTTCGACGAGCCAACCGCTGGTGGCTCGACTACCGATCCACCTCAAAACCGGGCGAAGACGGTGCCAAACCGGGAGGGGGTGACGAGAAACGAGACGACGAACGTGACGACGGCGAGCCCGAACGAGACGGCCGCCAGTCCGAGCAATAGCAGTGCCGGTCCAGCCCAGAACGGTCCCGTGAGGACAATCGCTGACATCGACAGGACGAAGACCAGCAACAGCGCCATCGAGACGCGCAGTCCCATCTGGCGCGGGCTAAACCCACAGTGCGGGCACACCTCTTCGTCCCCCGTGAGGTCGGAGTGACACCGCTTACAGCGTGGCGTCGAGCCACCGAACAGGCGCATACCTCCTGTCTGCTGTGGAAGAATAAATAAGCACGCCCGTCTGCTGGCTCGAGATCAGTTGCTGGAACCGAGCAGTGCGGCGACGGGTCGTCCCCTGGTTCGTCGGAACCGCGTCACATCGCGGGAAAGTAGTCTCGAATTCATCTATCGGTTCGTCGTCAGGTTGTGTTTCGAGGGGTGTTCGTCTGGTGATCTGGATCTCCGCAGAGGGAGAATTTCGAACCGACCGACGGTGGCGGCGGTCCACGGACGCTCAGTTCACGACAGTGGCGTCGTAGCCCCCGCTCTCGATCGCGTCGACGATCTGGGCCGCGTGTTCCGCCCCACTCGTTTCGACCTGAAAGATGAGATATGCATCGCCGACGTCGAGTTCTTCCAGGGCACGGTCGTGGCGGACGGTCTGGATATTGGCACCGTATTCGGCGATGATCCCGGAGATGTCCGCCATCTTTCCGGGCCGGTCGTCGATACGGACGCGCACTCGCAGGATCTGCTTGCGCTGGGCCAGTGCGTGGACGAGTATCGTCCGGAGCATCGTCATGTCGAGATTGCCACCACACAGAAGCGCCACGACGCGTTCACCGTCGACCTCGAGTGCGTCGCTTCGCATCGCTGCGACCGCGGCTGCACCGGCTCCTTCGACGAGCTGTTTCGACCGTTCGAGCAACACGAGAACGGCCCGGGCGATCTCGTCGTTGGTTACCGTCACGATCTCGTCGACGTGATGATCCATGATCGAGAGCGTTAGCTCGGAGATGCCGCCGGTCGCGATACCGTCGGCGATGGTGTCGACCGACTCGAGCGTCTGGGGGGCTCCCTTGTCGAGACTGTCCAGTACCGTTTCGGCACCCGCTGCCTGGACGCCGACGACCCGGGTCTCCGGGCTCCGATCGGCGAACGCGGTCGCGATTCCCGAAATGAGGCCACCGCCCCCGATCGGAACGACGACGGTGTCGACCTCGGGGACGTCCTCGCACATCTCGAGACCCAGGGTACCCTGGCCGGCGACGATCGCCGGGTCGTCGAAGGCGTGGACGAACTCGACGCCGGGTTCACCGACCAGGTCACGTGCGTATTCGGTGGCTTCCTGAAAGTCGTGCCCGACGAGTTCGACCGTCCCACCGTAGCCACGCGTGGCGTCGATCTTCGTCTGTGGAGCCGTCTTTGGCATGACGATCGTCGACTCGACGCCGAGGGTCGTCGCCGCGAGGGCGACACCCTGGGCGTGGTTACCCGCGCTCGCCGCGACGACCCGGTCGAGGTCGCGCGCCTCGAGACAGCGATCGATCTTGTTGTACGCGCCGCGGGTCTTGAACGATCCCGTCCACTGGAGGTGCTCGCACTTGAGCACGACGCGGTCCGCACCGGTCATTGCCTCGAGCGACGTACTCCGATCGAACGGCGTCCGTTTGACGACGCCACACTCCTCGACCCGGTCCCGTGCAGCCTCGATGTCGTCGATCGTCACGGGAGGATCCTGTGTCATCGCAGGGTCACCTCCGGCCGATCCCGGAACGCCCACCGTCGCGTGTGTGTCGAAACAGAACTTATCAGTTGTGTTAAATTAATTGGCAACATTGTCAGGGAAGGTCGACCGGAACGCCCGTCTGGATGCTCGCGGCTGCGACCGTATTGTACAGCAACATCGCGATGGTCATCGGGCCGACGCCACCGGGAACGGGCGTGATAACGCTCGCCTTCTCGCGTGCGCTGTCGAACTCGACGTCACCGACCAGTTCGTACCCCTTCTCAGTCTCTGCATCAATTCGGTTGACGCCGACGTCGATCACGACCGCGCCCGCACCGATCATCGAGCCGTCGACGAGTTCGGGGACGCCGGCCGCGGCGACGACGATATCGGCCTGTCGGGTCTTCTCGGCGAGCGCATTCGTTCGCGAGTGACAGACCGTCACCGTCGCGTTCCCGCCGGGCGCTTTCTGTATCAGCAGGTTCGCTATCGGCTTGCCGACGATCTCCGAGCGTCCGACGATCACCACGTCCGAACCATCGGTGTCGACGTCTGCAGCCTCCAGTAGTTTCTGGATGCCGTGGGGCGTACAGGGTTTGTACCGCGGGTCGCCCGCGACGAGCCGACCGACGTTCTCGGGATGGAACCCGTCGACGTCCTTGAGCGGGTCGACGTGTCGGAGGGCGTTCGTTCCATCGACGTGGTCCGGCACCGGCATCTGGAGGAGGATGCCGTGGACTGTTGGATCCCCGTCGAGCTCGATGACGGTCTCGAGCAGGTCGTCAGCGGACGCCTCGGGCTCGAGTTTGCGGTGGATCCCCTCGATGCCGAGTTCGTCACAGGCTCTCTGTTTCATCGAGACGTAGGTCTCGCTGGCCGGATCGTCGCTCATCAACACCGTGGCCAGCCCCGGTGTCACGCCTTCGTCCTCGAGAGCTGTCACACAGTTCTGGACGTCATCTCGTATCCGGTCGGCTACCGCGTTGCCGTCGATGACGTGGGTCACGGCAATACACACCTGTTGCGTTCGTCGTTTCGGATCATTCTCTATCACTATTTCGTCGCCCGGTCGCCGTGGCAGTCGTCGCCACTGCCGGGTGACGTCAGAATGAGTCTGTGGAGTGTTATCAACCCACGGTCTCCCGGCCTGTCCCGAGGAATTCCGGCCCGGATTCCACAAAATATCTGGTAACTGCCACGTATAGCTCGAGCTCATCTCTCGAGTCGCGCCCCCGAGTACTGTCGCGAGAACGGCTCTCGAACCCGGCTAGAGGGTCTCTACCCGCAGTTTCCACGAAGGTCGGTTTCCGACCGACTCCCACTTTTATGTAGATCCCCGTTCATCTGAGTGGTAATGTCTGGTAACGAACCACCACAGACGGAGGAGCATCCAAACTATCCGAGCGTCGACCAGTCTGACCGAACGCTCC is a genomic window of Natrarchaeobaculum aegyptiacum containing:
- the ilvA gene encoding threonine ammonia-lyase codes for the protein MTQDPPVTIDDIEAARDRVEECGVVKRTPFDRSTSLEAMTGADRVVLKCEHLQWTGSFKTRGAYNKIDRCLEARDLDRVVAASAGNHAQGVALAATTLGVESTIVMPKTAPQTKIDATRGYGGTVELVGHDFQEATEYARDLVGEPGVEFVHAFDDPAIVAGQGTLGLEMCEDVPEVDTVVVPIGGGGLISGIATAFADRSPETRVVGVQAAGAETVLDSLDKGAPQTLESVDTIADGIATGGISELTLSIMDHHVDEIVTVTNDEIARAVLVLLERSKQLVEGAGAAAVAAMRSDALEVDGERVVALLCGGNLDMTMLRTILVHALAQRKQILRVRVRIDDRPGKMADISGIIAEYGANIQTVRHDRALEELDVGDAYLIFQVETSGAEHAAQIVDAIESGGYDATVVN
- a CDS encoding tetrahydrofolate dehydrogenase/cyclohydrolase catalytic domain-containing protein, whose translation is MTHVIDGNAVADRIRDDVQNCVTALEDEGVTPGLATVLMSDDPASETYVSMKQRACDELGIEGIHRKLEPEASADDLLETVIELDGDPTVHGILLQMPVPDHVDGTNALRHVDPLKDVDGFHPENVGRLVAGDPRYKPCTPHGIQKLLEAADVDTDGSDVVIVGRSEIVGKPIANLLIQKAPGGNATVTVCHSRTNALAEKTRQADIVVAAAGVPELVDGSMIGAGAVVIDVGVNRIDAETEKGYELVGDVEFDSAREKASVITPVPGGVGPMTIAMLLYNTVAAASIQTGVPVDLP
- a CDS encoding BCCT family transporter, whose protein sequence is MTDKDKRGIQEELFHAETDREPGDNNWQGFGFDINPPVFLIAGGLIVLFIILSLAFPDQAGELYQDVRVGVSDYFDWLFILAANIFIIFMIYLAISKYGAIRIGGVDGEKEFSDISWIAMLFSAGMGIGLMFFGVAEPVYHLFDPHLGAEAGTEGAGEVALAVSLFHWGFHPWAIYALVALGLAFFSYNRGLPLTFRSVFYPVLGDRIYGWPGHVIDIFTVFATLFGLVTSLGLGALQINAGLTFVGDEVGAFPAVPDSTWVAVGIIAVVTGLAIISVYLGLDKGIRRLSNLNLTLMMLLLASVFILGPTLFILGALPQGIGAYVGNFFELSFFGNTFDSHYFQGSEFYGPGGEGEGAFLVDWTVFYWAWWISWSPFVGMFIARISKGRTIREFVGGVLLIPVLFSFAWFAAMGATALNFELNGATEGAISGPMFEVGEELAMFAMFDLMPGTVILSAIAIVLVTTFFVTSSDSGSLVLEHLSTGGKHETPVSGRVFWAASEGLVAAALLVAGGDAAVEALQAAAIASGLPFAVILLFMIYAVMQGLQREYEILESDEFNELIEDLEGSDEVVVTTESRELVTEVRSTDDRVTDVDVSD